In the Astatotilapia calliptera chromosome 5, fAstCal1.2, whole genome shotgun sequence genome, one interval contains:
- the tmem128 gene encoding transmembrane protein 128 isoform X2, with the protein MLNDSELANLRNRFRRDAELLMRPADSGTEDEKSQEEKEVKPLPRINKHSVFWIVASVVVTYYVDFLRHIMENDDIKSWWFSVGLLLLGICLSLATFCIVYLEWYKGIQHYDQEYPAIPPITTAAFIAASCRSWGRGGQDKSSHAPQC; encoded by the exons ATGCTGAACGACAGTGAACTTGCAAACTTACGGAATCGATTTAGAAGAGATGCAGAATTGCTTATGCGACCAGCAGATTCGGGTACCGAAGATGAAAAGA gTCAAGAGGAAAAAGAGGTCAAACCACTCCCTCGCATCAATAAACACTCTGTTTTCTGGATTGTGGCTTCGGTAGTTGTGACATACTACGTGGACTTCCTCCGACACATCATGGAAAATGATGATATAAAAAG TTGGTGGTTCAGCGTTGGTCTGTTACTCCTGGGGATCTGCTTGTCTCTGGCCACATTTTGCATTGTGTATTTGGAGTGGTACAAAGGCATCCAGCACTATGACCAAGAGTACCCTGCCATTCCTCCAATCACCACTGCAGCATTTATCGCTGCATCATGCAG AAGCTGGGGAAGAGGAGGACAAGACAAATCATCTCATGCGCCACAATGCTGA
- the tmem128 gene encoding transmembrane protein 128 isoform X1: MLNDSELANLRNRFRRDAELLMRPADSGTEDEKSQEEKEVKPLPRINKHSVFWIVASVVVTYYVDFLRHIMENDDIKSWWFSVGLLLLGICLSLATFCIVYLEWYKGIQHYDQEYPAIPPITTAAFIAASCSFNIALWPVWSFFTPLILFTQFMGVVMFISLLG; the protein is encoded by the exons ATGCTGAACGACAGTGAACTTGCAAACTTACGGAATCGATTTAGAAGAGATGCAGAATTGCTTATGCGACCAGCAGATTCGGGTACCGAAGATGAAAAGA gTCAAGAGGAAAAAGAGGTCAAACCACTCCCTCGCATCAATAAACACTCTGTTTTCTGGATTGTGGCTTCGGTAGTTGTGACATACTACGTGGACTTCCTCCGACACATCATGGAAAATGATGATATAAAAAG TTGGTGGTTCAGCGTTGGTCTGTTACTCCTGGGGATCTGCTTGTCTCTGGCCACATTTTGCATTGTGTATTTGGAGTGGTACAAAGGCATCCAGCACTATGACCAAGAGTACCCTGCCATTCCTCCAATCACCACTGCAGCATTTATCGCTGCATCATGCAG CTTTAACATTGCATTATGGCCAGTGTGGTCCTTCTTCACTCCACTCATCCTCTTCACACAGTTCATGGGTGTGGTCATGTTCATCTCTTTGCTTGGATGA
- the lyar gene encoding cell growth-regulating nucleolar protein, whose amino-acid sequence MVFFTCNACGESLKKAQVDKHVNICRGCQVLSCIDCGKDFWGDDYKTHIKCISEDQKYGGKGYEAKTNKGDVKQQQWIQKVHEAMNKPGVSAKLRDVLQQVSTYDNVPRKKAKFQNWMKNSLKIPNPSLQEEVWNILAAADNASEPPQPAQQTEAEVKVHTNGKEEPNGHPSDEGEKKKKLNKRERKEARQQKNGKATKGAENTVAQELEKEMVDKKKKDRKRKQLSEEPSDDDNSYGTENETSSKKTKVDEETEDADDQEETEDRAATKGKFNWKGNIKAVLRESPDQEMSVKKLRKKILAAYYSYTGDRNFKKEEEVLALFNNKINKNPKLRVLKDRVRLVK is encoded by the exons ATGGTGTTTTTCACCTGCAACGCTTGTGGGGAGTCCCTGAAAAAAGCTCAGGTtgataaacatgtaaatatctGCCGGGGCTGCCAGGTCCTGTCCTGTATTGACTGTGGAAAAGACTTCTG GGGCGATGACTACAAAACCCACATTAAATGCATCAGTGAAGATCAGAAGTATGGAGGCAAAGGCTACGAGgcgaaaacaaacaaaggagatgtgaaacagcagcagtggatCCAG AAAGTCCATGAAGCCATGAACAAACCTGGAGTCAGTGCAAAGCTAAGAGATGTCCTCCAGCAAGTCAGTACTTACGATAACGTACCGAGAAAGAAGGCTAAGTTTCAG AACTGGATGAAAAATAGTCTCAAAATACCAAACCCCAGTCTGCAGGAGGAAGTGTGGAATATACTTGCTGCAGCTGATAAC GCTTCAGAGCCCCCACAGCCAGCTcagcagacagaggctgaagtcAAAGTACACACTAATGGAAAAGAAGAGCCGAATGGCCACCCAAGtgatgagggagagaagaagaaaaaactgaacaaaCGGGAACGCAAAGAGGCCCGACAGCAGAAGAATGGGAAAGCTACAAAAGGTGCTGAAAATACAGTCGCACAAGAGCTGGAGAAAGAAATggtggacaaaaagaaaaaggacagaaagagaaaacagctcTCTGAAGAACCCAGTGATGATGATAACAGCTATGGCACTGAAAATGAGACATCAAGCAAGAAAACAAAGG TTGATGAAGAAACTGAGGATGCTGATGATCAAGAGGAGACTGAGGATCGAGCTGCTACTAAAG GTAAATTTAACTGGAAGGGGAACATCAAGGCAGTACTGAGAGAGTCACCTGACCAGGAAATGTCAGTGAAAAAACTCAGAAAGAAG attttgGCTGCCTACTATTCCTACACTGGTGATAGGAATTTTAAGAAGGAGGAAGAAGTGCTAGCACTTTTCAACAACAAGATCAACAAAAATCCAAAGCTTAGAGTTTTGAAAGATAGAGTTAGACTTGTAAAGTAG
- the zbtb49 gene encoding zinc finger and BTB domain-containing protein 49 isoform X1, translating to MDSLSSHSSYLLQQLQEQRIQGLLCDCMLVVKGVCFKAHKNVLAAFSSYFRSLFQNSPSQKNDVFNLVIQDVSGIGQILDYMYTSHLDINQDNVQALLDIAQCLQVPNVQSMCNAFLKPCPPPVEMPSFSLSGMLGSEHDCLLGSNLPNDVDLPCPSESQRPGFSSDMDHTRRMPISVPNSSSHCEMGSSSQAPVEKQLVHGYKLRNFYSKQYFKQSAIQSSSANSSQGPSVVEEQQCQLVINQAGNSTPVNSGNTVQPNQSSISVSVDRNPDSSLTPSDNLNTPNPDSSMNKPMRPKKAVYLKKYNYLRSQKALEEMCTESVIEPVLSCSKESLQGETVVQVQAPEAPVEDSTAARDEVADTAADAQLPSPPPVNEEEQNLKPVPETAQQSGHKQYCCEVCGKIFKHPSNLELHKRSHTGEKPFQCNVCGRNFSQTDSVLQAGNLQTHLRRHSGEKPYICELCGKSFTASGDVQRHKVVHTGEKPHLCDICGRGFNNLSNLKEHKRTHATDKTFTCDQCGKSFNTHRKLLKHKARHAGEKPHSCATCGKCFIGSGDLQRHIRSHTGEKPYICNTCGKSFTRSAMLRRHSNMHCKGPPVESQVTVNSEQTHSADGGTSLPKAVSHSKPAAASEQHFSAMMPHTELEKSSAPAPSPSQATPHIETSPPSIQLSPGSTPLPELRSLVPHHLLSSGHQERTATLSATDRTKLAKPHVLQEAPYGPYVENGNMPMDRGPAGRPYLPPTDNYCSSLTGTSRPYRSSEGQFISSVTLWGLAMKTLQNDNDMEQ from the exons ATGGACAGTTTGTCCAGCCACAGCTCCTACCTCCTCCAGCAGCTTCAGGAGCAGAGGATTCAGGGTCTGCTCTGTGACTGCATGCTGGTGGTCAAAGGGGTTTGCTTCAAAGCCCACAAAAACGTCCTGGCCGCCTTCAGCTCCTATTTCAG GTCCTTGTTCCAAAATTCCCCCAGTCAGAAGAATGACGTGTTCAACCTAGTTATCCAGGATGTCAGTGGCATTGGCCAGATATTGGACTACATGTATACCTCCCATCTTGATATTAACCAAGATAATGTGCAAGCACTCCTAGATatcgcacagtgtttgcagGTTCCGAATGTGCAGAGCATGTGCAATGCTTTCCTCAAGCCCTGTCCTCCACCAGTGGAAATGCCTTCGTTTTCGCTCTCAGGCATGTTGGGTTCAGAGCATGACTGCCTGCTTGGAAGCAATCTTCCTAACGATGTTGACCTGCCCTGTCCCTCTGAATCCCAGAGGCCTGGCTTCAGCAGTGACATGGACCACACCAGAAGGATGCCAATTTCTGTGCCTAACAGCAGCTCACACTGTGAAATGGGTAGCAGCTCTCAGGCACCAGTAGAAAAGCAGCTAGTTCATGGGTACAAGCTCCGCAACTTCTACAGTAAGCAGTACTTTAAACAAAGTGCAATACAGAGCAGTAGTGCAAATTCAAGCCAGGGCCCTTCAGTGGTGGAAGAGCAGCAGTGTCAACTTGTGATAAACCAGGCAGGCAACAGCACCCCCGTGAACTCAGGAAACACAGTTCAGCCTAATCAGTCTTCCATATCAGTGAGTGTGGACAGGAACCCTGACTCTTCTCTCACACCCTCAGATAATCTAAACACTCCTAACCCAGACTCCTCAATGAACAAGCCAATGCGCCCAAAGAAGGCCGTCTACCTGAAGAAATATAACTATCTTCGGTCTCAGAAGGCTTTGGAGGAGATGTGCACTGAATCAGTTATTGAACCTGTCCTTAGCTGTTcaaaggagagccttcaaggaGAGACAGTGGTCCAGGTTCAAGCACCAGAAGCTCCTGTAGAAGATAGCACTGCAGCCAGAGATGAGGTTGCAGACACAGCTGCAGATGCACAGCTTCCCAGTCCTCCACCTGTGAATGAAGAGGAGCAAAATCTAAAGCCTGTGCCGGAGACAGCTCAGCAATCGGGACACAAGCAGTACTGCTGTGAGGTGTGTGGGAAGATCTTCAAACACCCGAGCAACCTGGAGCTGCACAAGCGCTCGCATACCG GCGAGAAGCCCTTTCAGTGCAACGTTTGTGGAAGAAACTTCTCACAG ACGGATTCTGTCTTACAGGCTGGAAATTTACAGACACATTTGCGGCGTCATTCTGGGGAAAAACCATACATCTGTGAGCTGTGCGGGAAAAG CTTTACTGCATCAGGGGATGTCCAACgtcacaaagtggtgcacacagGAGAGAAGCCACATCTGTGTGACATATGTGGCCGAG GATTTAACAACTTGAGCAATCTAAAGGAGCACAAAAGGACTCACGCGACAGACAAGACGTTCACCTGTGACCAGTGTGGAAAGTCCTTCAACACGCACAGAAAGCTTCTGAAGCACAAGGCCCGGCATGCTGGGGAAAAACCTCATAGCTGCGCCACCTGTG GGAAGTGTTTCATTGGCTCAGGAGACCTACAGCGTCACATACGGTCACACACCGGTGAGAAACCTTACATCTGCAATACCTGTGGAAAGAGCTTCACCCGGTCTGCCATGTTGAGAAGACATAGCAACATGCACTGCAAGGGGCCTCCAGTTGAGAGTCAGGTCACTGTCAACTCTGAGCAGACACATAGCGCAGATGGCGGCACGTCATTACCCAAAGCTGTCAGCCACAGTAAACCTGCTGCTGCCAGTGAGCAGCATTTCTCTGCTATGATGCCCCACACAGAGTTAGAGAAATCCTCAGCGCCGGCTCCTTCGCCATCACAAGCAACACCACATATAGAGACTTCACCTCCCAGCATTCAACTGAGCCCAGGATCTACCCCGCTTCCAGAGCTGCGCTCCCTGGTTCCCCATCACCTCCTTTCATCCGGCCACCAGGAAAGAACTGCAACCCTATCTGCCACAGATCGTACGAAGCTGGCCAAACCCCACGTATTGCAGGAAGCGCCATATGGTCCGTATGTCGAGAACGGGAACATGCCAATGGATAGAGGCCCAGCGGGGAGGCCCTACCTGCCTCCTACAGACAATTACTGCAGTTCCCTCACAGGGACAAGCAGGCCCTATAGGTCCAGTGAAGGCCAGTTTATCTCTAGTGTAACTCTGTGGGGCCTAGCAATGAAAACGCTCCAGAATGATAATGACATGGAGCAGTAA
- the zbtb49 gene encoding zinc finger and BTB domain-containing protein 49 isoform X2, whose amino-acid sequence MDSLSSHSSYLLQQLQEQRIQGLLCDCMLVVKGVCFKAHKNVLAAFSSYFRSLFQNSPSQKNDVFNLVIQDVSGIGQILDYMYTSHLDINQDNVQALLDIAQCLQVPNVQSMCNAFLKPCPPPVEMPSFSLSGMLGSEHDCLLGSNLPNDVDLPCPSESQRPGFSSDMDHTRRMPISVPNSSSHCEMGSSSQAPVEKQLVHGYKLRNFYSKQYFKQSAIQSSSANSSQGPSVVEEQQCQLVINQAGNSTPVNSGNTVQPNQSSISVSVDRNPDSSLTPSDNLNTPNPDSSMNKPMRPKKAVYLKKYNYLRSQKALEEMCTESVIEPVLSCSKESLQGETVVQVQAPEAPVEDSTAARDEVADTAADAQLPSPPPVNEEEQNLKPVPETAQQSGHKQYCCEVCGKIFKHPSNLELHKRSHTGEKPFQCNVCGRNFSQAGNLQTHLRRHSGEKPYICELCGKSFTASGDVQRHKVVHTGEKPHLCDICGRGFNNLSNLKEHKRTHATDKTFTCDQCGKSFNTHRKLLKHKARHAGEKPHSCATCGKCFIGSGDLQRHIRSHTGEKPYICNTCGKSFTRSAMLRRHSNMHCKGPPVESQVTVNSEQTHSADGGTSLPKAVSHSKPAAASEQHFSAMMPHTELEKSSAPAPSPSQATPHIETSPPSIQLSPGSTPLPELRSLVPHHLLSSGHQERTATLSATDRTKLAKPHVLQEAPYGPYVENGNMPMDRGPAGRPYLPPTDNYCSSLTGTSRPYRSSEGQFISSVTLWGLAMKTLQNDNDMEQ is encoded by the exons ATGGACAGTTTGTCCAGCCACAGCTCCTACCTCCTCCAGCAGCTTCAGGAGCAGAGGATTCAGGGTCTGCTCTGTGACTGCATGCTGGTGGTCAAAGGGGTTTGCTTCAAAGCCCACAAAAACGTCCTGGCCGCCTTCAGCTCCTATTTCAG GTCCTTGTTCCAAAATTCCCCCAGTCAGAAGAATGACGTGTTCAACCTAGTTATCCAGGATGTCAGTGGCATTGGCCAGATATTGGACTACATGTATACCTCCCATCTTGATATTAACCAAGATAATGTGCAAGCACTCCTAGATatcgcacagtgtttgcagGTTCCGAATGTGCAGAGCATGTGCAATGCTTTCCTCAAGCCCTGTCCTCCACCAGTGGAAATGCCTTCGTTTTCGCTCTCAGGCATGTTGGGTTCAGAGCATGACTGCCTGCTTGGAAGCAATCTTCCTAACGATGTTGACCTGCCCTGTCCCTCTGAATCCCAGAGGCCTGGCTTCAGCAGTGACATGGACCACACCAGAAGGATGCCAATTTCTGTGCCTAACAGCAGCTCACACTGTGAAATGGGTAGCAGCTCTCAGGCACCAGTAGAAAAGCAGCTAGTTCATGGGTACAAGCTCCGCAACTTCTACAGTAAGCAGTACTTTAAACAAAGTGCAATACAGAGCAGTAGTGCAAATTCAAGCCAGGGCCCTTCAGTGGTGGAAGAGCAGCAGTGTCAACTTGTGATAAACCAGGCAGGCAACAGCACCCCCGTGAACTCAGGAAACACAGTTCAGCCTAATCAGTCTTCCATATCAGTGAGTGTGGACAGGAACCCTGACTCTTCTCTCACACCCTCAGATAATCTAAACACTCCTAACCCAGACTCCTCAATGAACAAGCCAATGCGCCCAAAGAAGGCCGTCTACCTGAAGAAATATAACTATCTTCGGTCTCAGAAGGCTTTGGAGGAGATGTGCACTGAATCAGTTATTGAACCTGTCCTTAGCTGTTcaaaggagagccttcaaggaGAGACAGTGGTCCAGGTTCAAGCACCAGAAGCTCCTGTAGAAGATAGCACTGCAGCCAGAGATGAGGTTGCAGACACAGCTGCAGATGCACAGCTTCCCAGTCCTCCACCTGTGAATGAAGAGGAGCAAAATCTAAAGCCTGTGCCGGAGACAGCTCAGCAATCGGGACACAAGCAGTACTGCTGTGAGGTGTGTGGGAAGATCTTCAAACACCCGAGCAACCTGGAGCTGCACAAGCGCTCGCATACCG GCGAGAAGCCCTTTCAGTGCAACGTTTGTGGAAGAAACTTCTCACAG GCTGGAAATTTACAGACACATTTGCGGCGTCATTCTGGGGAAAAACCATACATCTGTGAGCTGTGCGGGAAAAG CTTTACTGCATCAGGGGATGTCCAACgtcacaaagtggtgcacacagGAGAGAAGCCACATCTGTGTGACATATGTGGCCGAG GATTTAACAACTTGAGCAATCTAAAGGAGCACAAAAGGACTCACGCGACAGACAAGACGTTCACCTGTGACCAGTGTGGAAAGTCCTTCAACACGCACAGAAAGCTTCTGAAGCACAAGGCCCGGCATGCTGGGGAAAAACCTCATAGCTGCGCCACCTGTG GGAAGTGTTTCATTGGCTCAGGAGACCTACAGCGTCACATACGGTCACACACCGGTGAGAAACCTTACATCTGCAATACCTGTGGAAAGAGCTTCACCCGGTCTGCCATGTTGAGAAGACATAGCAACATGCACTGCAAGGGGCCTCCAGTTGAGAGTCAGGTCACTGTCAACTCTGAGCAGACACATAGCGCAGATGGCGGCACGTCATTACCCAAAGCTGTCAGCCACAGTAAACCTGCTGCTGCCAGTGAGCAGCATTTCTCTGCTATGATGCCCCACACAGAGTTAGAGAAATCCTCAGCGCCGGCTCCTTCGCCATCACAAGCAACACCACATATAGAGACTTCACCTCCCAGCATTCAACTGAGCCCAGGATCTACCCCGCTTCCAGAGCTGCGCTCCCTGGTTCCCCATCACCTCCTTTCATCCGGCCACCAGGAAAGAACTGCAACCCTATCTGCCACAGATCGTACGAAGCTGGCCAAACCCCACGTATTGCAGGAAGCGCCATATGGTCCGTATGTCGAGAACGGGAACATGCCAATGGATAGAGGCCCAGCGGGGAGGCCCTACCTGCCTCCTACAGACAATTACTGCAGTTCCCTCACAGGGACAAGCAGGCCCTATAGGTCCAGTGAAGGCCAGTTTATCTCTAGTGTAACTCTGTGGGGCCTAGCAATGAAAACGCTCCAGAATGATAATGACATGGAGCAGTAA